A stretch of DNA from Brevibacillus ruminantium:
TAAAAGCGACCTCCCCCTGTGATTGGGGGAGGTCATGTCGCGTTAACCCATAAAATACTTGGCGGCCAGTAAGCCAGCTACCACCAAGACGATGAAGAAAAAGAAGATTTTCAAATCCTTGACGGTTTTCCGGATCAATTTGATCTCTTTTTCGGTAGTTTTCACGTGTTTTGTTTCCCCTCTCTGGAATGTTTGGCGTTCCTTCGAGGGAAGCGATCACGAATTTTGACCGGTATTTTAAAGGCATCAGCTTGATCCATTTTAGTATGATCTGGATCACGATCAGGAAAATGACGAGGCTTGTGCCCCGCGCATCCAGGACATGGCGAAGCGTGTCCATGTGCAAAGGGAAGTGAGACTTCACATCCAAAAACTTTATGGAAACCTGGTGCCGATGACCGACAACGTAGAAAGCACCTTTCGCGGCAGACAAATAGTAGGTGTTGGTGTCCTTCGAAAAGGCCTCATGCGTGGCCGGCGTGATTGGAAGCAGGCAGAGACAAGCGATTACAATCGCAAATATCCATTTGATTGGGAAAAATTTGAATGGAGACGGCATTTTGTATCCTTTCCAAAATCATTACCTATCCTTCCATCATACGTGAAAACACGCAGGAAGCAAAGGACAAACGGCTTCCATCATTTCAGCTTCCACAGCGGCGTACAAACATAAAGCACGATCAAAACCGCATTCCAGATAATAGAACTGAGAAAGATCGACGAAGTGCCCCACCACAGCATCATCCATCCCGACGCATACATCGTAAACGGCATGCCTACCCGAAACAGGCAGCCCGTGATCCCGCTGATCCTGCCCATCAGATGAGAGGGCGTCTGCTCGTGGCGGAAGGTATAGACGGAGGTAACGTAGACGGAGAAGGCGAAGCCAATGAGAAACAGCGAGCCAGTCAGCGCAAATAGATGTGTCGTCAGGTAGAGTCCCAGGTAGCCGATGCTGCTCAGGATGGCCGAGCACCCGTACAGAGCTCCCAGTCCCAGACGGCTGCGCAGCCGTGGCATCAACAGGCTTCCCAGCAGCCCGCCAACACCGGAGACTGAGAAAACCAGAGCGACCATCGATGAAGTGAGGGACAGATCGTTAATGGCAAAGAAGATGGCAGCCGTATTGACGACGATGGAGCTGCAGTTGAAAAAGACGCTGAACAGGGAAATCATCCACAGACTCCGGTTGGAGCGAAAAGCGACCCAGCCCTCCCGAAGCTCCTGCCAGAAATGGCTGTCTTTATGGGAAACCTGCGGCTCAGAAACAGAAAAGCGGCGAAAGAGCAACATACAGAACAGATAAAACAAAGCCGTTATCAGAAAGCCGTTGGATTTGTTGGACATGAGCAAAAGCAGGGAGGAGAAGACCGGGCCCATGATGCCGACTGAGGTTTCCACAAAGGTAAACCGGGCATTGGCAGAGGTGAGCAGTTGGTTTGGGACGCTCAGCTTCTGCAGACTGACCTGCGCGTTGAAATAGCCGTAGTTAAAGGTCATCAAGAGAAAACCGATGAGGTAGTAAAAGGGAAGCCAGAGAACATTTGACCGATATAACGCAACCAGAAATAATAAGAGAATGACTTGTGCGCCGATCATCCACAACACCCAGCGTTTCTTGTTTACCCTGTCGACGAAGACGCCAATAAACACGGCAAACAGCAGATTGGGCAGCAGTTCTGCTGTCCGCATCGTCGTCATGGCGACGGAAGAGTGGTGCGTAATCTCGTAGATTATCAAAGGGAGCACAATCTCGTACACCTTATTCCCAATATTCAGGAACAAGGCGCTGATCAATAGAATGGTAAACGGTCTGCTTCTCCACAGTGACGTCGGCTGGGCAGCCGAAACGGTTGTTGACATGGTGCAATATCCTCCTTGTATCGATTGAAAAAAGCTAGGTTGATTGCATTGTATCTGGAGGAGAAAGGAAGAAAAATCGTAGAAACGGCGAGAAAAATTTCAACTTTTACCGGCAGCGCAGACAAAGGGAGGGACGAGCGTGGAGCGACTCGCCAACGATTATTTGATGCTCATGAAGGCATTTCCTGAGCAAAAAGAAAAAGAACCCCGATCCGTTACGATGGCGGAGCTCTCGAATATCCTGTTTTGCACCCCGAGAAACGTGAAGCTCATTTTTACCAAAATGGAGCAGATGGGGTGGATACGCTACACCCCTGGACGTGGGAGAGGTCATACGTCGGAGCTTTCCTTTTTGATCGGCAGAGAAAAATTTCTCGCCCGACAAACCGAGGAGCTGGTAATGGCCGGACATGTAGAGCGCGCTTTTCAACTCATCAAAGAATTCGGAGAAGGAACGGCAGCCAGAGAAAATTTGTTTTCGTGGTTATCCGGCTATTTCGGCTACGAGGCAGTGGCAAATCAAGATCAACCGATCGAAACCCTGCGCTTGCCAATCTATCGCTCCATCCATACGTGGGACCCTGCGGGAGCGATCTATTCCCATGACCTCCATATGGTGTCACAGGTTTTCGATACGCTTGTATCCTTTGATGTCGAGTGGGGCCGGTTTAAGCCGGGAATCTCCCATTACTGGGAGGCGGACAGGGAGGGGACGAGCTGGACGTTTTACCTTCGCAAAGGGATTCTCTTTCATCATGGGCGGGAACTGGTTGCCGACGATGTGGCCTTCAGCCTGAGTCGGCTAAAGCAGATGAATTCCGGGCAAAGCTGGCTGGCCGATCAGATTCAGGAAATCACCATCCTGTCCCGTTATGCGCTGAATATCAAGCTGGAAAAAGCAAACTACCTGTTTCTCGCGTTTATGAGTTACCCTCCGTCATCCATTTTGCCCAAAGATGTGTATGCACAGGATGGGACAGATTCTCTGCAGCTGCCTGTCGGAAGCGGCCCATACAGAGTGGGGAAAGTGACACCCGGCCTCTGTGTTTTGGAAGCCTTCGACCATTATTTTAATGGGCGGGCTTTTATAGATCGCGTCGAAATCATGATCATGCCGGAGCAAGGCGAGCTGGCAGA
This window harbors:
- a CDS encoding MFS transporter translates to MSTTVSAAQPTSLWRSRPFTILLISALFLNIGNKVYEIVLPLIIYEITHHSSVAMTTMRTAELLPNLLFAVFIGVFVDRVNKKRWVLWMIGAQVILLLFLVALYRSNVLWLPFYYLIGFLLMTFNYGYFNAQVSLQKLSVPNQLLTSANARFTFVETSVGIMGPVFSSLLLLMSNKSNGFLITALFYLFCMLLFRRFSVSEPQVSHKDSHFWQELREGWVAFRSNRSLWMISLFSVFFNCSSIVVNTAAIFFAINDLSLTSSMVALVFSVSGVGGLLGSLLMPRLRSRLGLGALYGCSAILSSIGYLGLYLTTHLFALTGSLFLIGFAFSVYVTSVYTFRHEQTPSHLMGRISGITGCLFRVGMPFTMYASGWMMLWWGTSSIFLSSIIWNAVLIVLYVCTPLWKLK
- a CDS encoding ABC transporter substrate-binding protein, whose product is MERLANDYLMLMKAFPEQKEKEPRSVTMAELSNILFCTPRNVKLIFTKMEQMGWIRYTPGRGRGHTSELSFLIGREKFLARQTEELVMAGHVERAFQLIKEFGEGTAARENLFSWLSGYFGYEAVANQDQPIETLRLPIYRSIHTWDPAGAIYSHDLHMVSQVFDTLVSFDVEWGRFKPGISHYWEADREGTSWTFYLRKGILFHHGRELVADDVAFSLSRLKQMNSGQSWLADQIQEITILSRYALNIKLEKANYLFLAFMSYPPSSILPKDVYAQDGTDSLQLPVGSGPYRVGKVTPGLCVLEAFDHYFNGRAFIDRVEIMIMPEQGELADGLGKGNVLKVKTGEKQLPSADDEQEAEAYCIGTSLLTVNLQKQGPLQALPLRKALSHFLDRQQLVDDMGEPCLYPAYSLQWRGQVSPKAGGDGSHDGEELVESLLCQSGYRGERIQLYTYPRHAPDAEWLKTAYGKLGIMVDVQIVSWKEMLDEEQIRKADLILFEAVVSEGAIKLLEYLQGKNSFIRRHLSPERIGWVDKKLDRLLAEPEEAVRQKHFDEIEETLGREYAWITLTHKNVRAFSHHSLKGVKVNARGWVEFKDLWFQA